One window of Mucilaginibacter inviolabilis genomic DNA carries:
- the metE gene encoding 5-methyltetrahydropteroyltriglutamate--homocysteine S-methyltransferase: protein MLKNNLGYPRVGALRELKKANEAYWAGQFTRDELFAVARQIRIGNWKTQVEAGIDLIPCNDFSFYDQVLDTSLMLGVIPERYTPVLTQNKANTEIDLYFAMARGYQKDGLDVTAMEMTKWFDTNYHYIVPEFVQNQQFRVFSEKVFDEFTLAKQYTGTTPKPVLIGPVSYLLLGKEKQAGFNKIDLIKKLVPVYIEVLKRLKEYGAEWVQLDEPFLALDLTQAEKDAFVYAYAEISKNTPSIKILLTTYFESLKDNTQLAVNLPVSALHIDLVRAPQQLDEVLTLLPEKLSLSVGVIDGRNIWKNDYIKSISHIRKAIAVLGKDRVIIAPSCSLLHTPFDLDLETTINTEIKNWMAFAKQKLNEVNELAQIIESNNDLLQANIQAISSRNISKLIHKQEVKQRTAAITDVDARRDSPFGDRQKIQQQRFKLPLYPTTTIGSFPQTNNIRTLRARLKKGELTEAQYDEQIEKATIEAIRWQEEIDLDVLVHGEFERNDMVEYFGERLDGFLFTKNGWVQSYGSRCVKPPVIYGDVSRPADMTVRWSSFAQANTNRLMKGMLTGPVTILQWSFVRDDQPRSETTYQIALAIRDEVVALESAGIKVIQIDEPAIREGLPLRKKDWESYLNWAVRAFRISASGVRDETQIHTHMCYSEFNDIIGNIADMDADVITIETSRSQMELLNAFADFKYPNEIGPGVYDIHSPRVPTVDEMAALLEKASTLLPAGNLWVNPDCGLKTRKWPETQTALVNMVQAAKQLRQLVVETTVS, encoded by the coding sequence ATGCTCAAAAACAATCTCGGGTATCCTCGTGTAGGTGCCCTCCGTGAACTCAAAAAGGCCAATGAGGCTTATTGGGCCGGCCAATTTACCCGCGACGAGCTGTTTGCCGTTGCCCGCCAGATCAGGATCGGCAACTGGAAAACCCAGGTTGAAGCCGGTATCGACCTCATCCCCTGTAACGATTTTAGTTTTTATGACCAGGTGCTGGATACGTCGCTCATGCTGGGCGTTATCCCTGAGCGTTACACCCCTGTTTTAACCCAAAACAAAGCCAATACCGAAATCGACCTGTATTTTGCTATGGCCCGTGGTTACCAGAAAGACGGACTAGATGTTACCGCCATGGAAATGACCAAATGGTTTGATACTAACTACCATTACATTGTGCCCGAGTTTGTACAAAACCAGCAGTTCAGGGTGTTCTCAGAAAAAGTGTTTGACGAATTTACCCTCGCCAAGCAATATACCGGCACCACCCCAAAACCGGTGCTGATTGGTCCGGTAAGTTACCTGTTGCTGGGTAAAGAAAAACAAGCCGGTTTTAACAAGATCGATCTGATCAAGAAACTGGTGCCGGTTTATATCGAGGTATTGAAACGCCTGAAAGAGTATGGTGCTGAGTGGGTGCAATTGGACGAGCCTTTCCTGGCTCTTGATTTGACCCAGGCCGAAAAAGATGCCTTTGTGTATGCCTACGCCGAGATCAGTAAAAACACCCCAAGTATCAAGATATTGCTTACCACTTATTTTGAAAGCCTGAAGGATAATACCCAGCTGGCGGTAAATCTGCCGGTAAGTGCCCTGCATATCGACCTGGTGCGCGCACCGCAACAACTGGACGAGGTACTTACCCTGCTGCCCGAAAAACTGAGCCTGTCGGTAGGCGTTATCGATGGTCGCAATATCTGGAAAAACGATTACATCAAATCTATATCGCATATCAGAAAAGCCATCGCGGTATTGGGTAAGGATAGGGTGATCATAGCCCCAAGCTGCTCCCTGCTGCATACCCCATTTGATCTCGACCTGGAAACCACCATCAACACCGAGATCAAAAACTGGATGGCTTTTGCTAAACAGAAATTGAACGAAGTCAATGAACTTGCCCAGATCATAGAAAGCAATAACGATCTGCTGCAAGCCAATATTCAGGCTATCAGCAGTCGTAATATCTCCAAGCTAATCCACAAACAGGAAGTTAAACAACGTACAGCTGCTATCACCGATGTCGACGCACGCCGGGACAGTCCATTCGGTGATCGCCAGAAAATACAGCAGCAGCGTTTTAAATTACCCCTGTACCCTACAACTACCATAGGATCGTTCCCGCAAACTAATAATATCCGTACGCTGCGCGCACGCCTCAAAAAAGGTGAACTTACCGAAGCACAGTACGACGAACAGATAGAAAAGGCCACTATCGAAGCTATTCGCTGGCAGGAAGAGATCGACCTGGATGTATTGGTTCACGGCGAGTTTGAACGCAACGACATGGTGGAGTACTTTGGCGAGCGTTTGGACGGTTTTCTGTTTACCAAAAACGGTTGGGTACAAAGCTATGGCAGCCGCTGTGTTAAGCCCCCTGTTATTTATGGTGATGTAAGTCGCCCGGCAGATATGACCGTGCGTTGGAGCAGCTTTGCGCAGGCTAATACGAACAGATTAATGAAGGGTATGCTTACCGGCCCGGTTACCATACTGCAATGGTCGTTTGTGCGCGATGACCAGCCCCGGTCCGAAACCACTTATCAGATAGCCCTGGCTATCCGTGATGAGGTAGTAGCGCTGGAAAGTGCAGGCATTAAAGTGATACAGATAGATGAGCCCGCTATACGCGAGGGTTTGCCGCTGCGTAAAAAAGATTGGGAAAGTTATTTGAACTGGGCAGTACGGGCATTCCGTATATCAGCCAGCGGGGTTAGGGACGAAACACAGATCCATACCCACATGTGCTACAGTGAGTTTAATGATATCATTGGAAACATCGCCGATATGGACGCCGATGTGATCACCATTGAAACTTCCCGTTCACAAATGGAATTGCTTAATGCCTTTGCCGATTTTAAATATCCCAATGAAATTGGCCCCGGTGTTTATGACATCCACTCGCCGCGCGTACCTACGGTTGATGAGATGGCGGCCCTGCTCGAAAAAGCATCCACACTGTTGCCCGCAGGTAATTTATGGGTTAACCCTGATTGTGGTTTAAAGACCCGGAAATGGCCCGAAACACAGACCGCGTTGGTAAATATGGTACAGGCTGCAAAACAACTTCGTCAGTTAGTTGTAGAAACAACAGTTTCCTGA
- a CDS encoding phosphotransferase family protein, which yields MHIDLDSLSNFLRRQFTGVDDIKHIADGWWSQVFSFKTNEGARVIRISKHLTDFRKDVFAYTHFNSTQIPIPEVITTGKYDEEFFYCVSRYVEGIPSDQIIDTQETKPDLLLAQTTVEQLLTIHQIDTSNLSGWGYTDENGNGIFRSWEEYLLAIHNGKYTIAWKELAKTTWLNGELFTRLTERMQTYFPYLPKDKHVLHGDYGFDNLLLTPDHQVAAVIDWAEMMLGDPMYDLIHMNEPWSEYLPVNYLDIWKEQMKNNPRALLHFEERLQCYTIHYTLFHLHIHTVRGEREDYEYIEQWAKGNL from the coding sequence ATGCATATAGACCTTGATTCACTGAGCAACTTTTTGAGGCGGCAATTTACCGGGGTTGATGACATTAAGCATATTGCTGATGGCTGGTGGTCGCAGGTTTTCTCTTTTAAAACAAATGAGGGGGCAAGGGTGATCAGAATAAGTAAACACCTTACCGATTTCAGGAAAGATGTATTCGCCTACACCCACTTTAACAGCACCCAAATACCCATACCAGAGGTTATAACTACCGGGAAATATGACGAAGAGTTTTTTTATTGCGTTTCCAGATATGTAGAAGGTATCCCCTCAGATCAAATTATAGATACACAAGAGACTAAACCCGATTTACTGTTGGCTCAAACTACGGTAGAACAACTTTTGACCATTCATCAGATCGATACCAGCAATCTCAGCGGCTGGGGATATACCGATGAAAATGGAAATGGGATATTCCGAAGCTGGGAAGAATATCTGCTGGCCATACACAATGGCAAATATACCATTGCATGGAAGGAGCTGGCTAAAACTACCTGGCTTAACGGAGAGCTGTTTACCCGTTTAACTGAGCGTATGCAAACCTATTTTCCATACTTGCCAAAAGACAAACACGTGCTGCATGGTGATTATGGTTTTGATAATCTACTGCTAACCCCAGATCATCAGGTAGCCGCTGTAATTGATTGGGCAGAAATGATGCTGGGCGACCCGATGTACGACCTGATCCATATGAATGAGCCCTGGTCTGAATATCTTCCGGTAAACTATCTGGATATATGGAAAGAACAGATGAAAAACAATCCAAGGGCTTTACTCCATTTTGAGGAACGTTTGCAATGTTATACTATTCACTACACCTTGTTTCATTTACATATCCACACTGTTAGGGGCGAGCGGGAGGATTATGAATATATTGAGCAGTGGGCTAAGGGGAATTTATAG
- a CDS encoding winged helix-turn-helix transcriptional regulator gives MEKSITRKTKDFNPTNCAVTYCMNIIGGKWKPVIIHLIRNGINRYSLMQKGIPEISKQTLTNQLRELEVDGVLERIVFAEVPPRVEYHISQHGQTLLPIIDAMKAWGYANMEKR, from the coding sequence ATGGAAAAATCAATCACCCGTAAAACAAAAGATTTTAATCCCACCAATTGCGCGGTAACTTATTGTATGAACATTATTGGGGGCAAATGGAAACCGGTGATCATCCACCTCATCAGGAACGGAATCAACCGATACAGCTTAATGCAAAAAGGCATCCCCGAAATAAGCAAACAAACCCTCACCAATCAGCTGCGGGAGTTGGAGGTAGACGGCGTATTGGAAAGGATAGTTTTTGCCGAGGTACCGCCGAGGGTGGAATATCATATCAGCCAGCACGGCCAAACTTTATTACCTATAATCGATGCCATGAAAGCTTGGGGATATGCCAACATGGAGAAACGTTAA
- a CDS encoding DHA2 family efflux MFS transporter permease subunit yields MAETGFKKWIITITVITASLLELIDTTIVNVSIPQIQGNLGATITDAAWVVTGYSVANVIILPMSGWLGSFFGRKNYFLTSIIVFTIASFLCGNAQSLSELVMFRILQGLAGAGLISTAQAILLETWPPNQVGTATALFGLGAIVGPTIGPTIGGYITDHAAWRWIFYVNIPVGILAAVCTYMFVRATPSDGKGKPIDWWGIALLAIAVGSLQTILEKGEDEDWFATPYITVLTVTAVFGLLLFIWRELSTEYPIINFKIMRHRSFSAGMVTSFVLGVGLYGSTFVFPVFCQGLLGFSAQQTGEILFPGGMFTIVMMPFVGIMLNKGVPAQFMATIGMLLFFVFSAMLSHSTLSSGIGDFFWPLAIRGVGLSLLFVPLTTLAIGGLKGSEIGQGTGLNNMMRQLGGSFGIAGLNTMIHIRQAVHRNNLLVNINNYNPFYNERFNGYVQAFIAKGKSISDATRMAYGAIEGAVQKQSTLLSYNDAYWIVGIVMLCAIPLVYLAPFVKGQKAISESH; encoded by the coding sequence ATGGCTGAAACAGGCTTCAAAAAATGGATCATTACCATTACAGTTATCACAGCATCATTGCTGGAACTGATCGACACCACTATCGTTAACGTCTCCATTCCCCAGATACAAGGTAACCTGGGTGCTACTATTACAGATGCTGCCTGGGTAGTTACCGGTTACAGCGTAGCCAACGTGATTATCCTGCCCATGTCGGGCTGGCTGGGCAGTTTCTTCGGACGGAAAAATTACTTTTTAACTTCTATTATTGTATTTACCATTGCCTCCTTTTTGTGCGGCAACGCGCAGAGCCTGTCCGAACTCGTGATGTTCAGGATATTGCAGGGCCTGGCAGGTGCGGGACTTATTTCTACTGCACAGGCTATTCTGCTGGAAACCTGGCCGCCTAACCAGGTAGGTACGGCTACTGCCTTATTTGGTTTGGGAGCTATAGTGGGCCCAACCATCGGGCCAACTATTGGTGGTTATATTACCGACCACGCTGCATGGCGCTGGATATTTTATGTGAATATACCCGTAGGTATCCTTGCGGCGGTGTGCACCTATATGTTTGTAAGGGCTACGCCAAGCGATGGTAAAGGAAAACCTATTGACTGGTGGGGGATAGCCTTATTAGCCATAGCTGTAGGAAGCCTGCAAACCATACTGGAAAAAGGGGAGGATGAAGATTGGTTTGCCACGCCTTATATCACTGTACTAACCGTAACAGCTGTTTTTGGCTTGCTGCTATTCATCTGGCGCGAATTGAGCACCGAATATCCCATCATTAATTTCAAGATCATGCGGCACCGGAGTTTCTCGGCCGGTATGGTCACCTCCTTTGTACTCGGTGTAGGTTTGTATGGTTCTACCTTTGTATTCCCGGTATTTTGCCAGGGCCTGCTAGGTTTTTCGGCACAGCAAACCGGCGAAATATTATTTCCGGGTGGTATGTTTACCATTGTAATGATGCCTTTTGTAGGTATTATGCTCAATAAGGGTGTACCTGCCCAATTTATGGCCACCATAGGGATGTTACTTTTCTTTGTGTTTTCGGCTATGCTCAGTCATTCTACCTTATCATCAGGTATTGGCGATTTTTTCTGGCCTCTGGCTATACGCGGTGTTGGTTTATCCCTGCTTTTTGTACCATTGACTACATTGGCTATTGGCGGCCTAAAAGGATCGGAAATTGGGCAGGGTACCGGCTTAAATAATATGATGCGGCAATTAGGTGGTTCGTTTGGTATTGCAGGCTTAAATACCATGATCCACATACGTCAGGCGGTACACCGCAATAACCTTCTGGTGAATATTAACAATTACAACCCTTTTTATAATGAGAGGTTTAATGGTTATGTACAAGCCTTCATCGCCAAAGGCAAATCCATTAGCGATGCTACACGTATGGCTTACGGAGCTATAGAAGGCGCGGTACAAAAGCAAAGTACGCTTTTAAGTTATAACGATGCTTATTGGATTGTGGGCATCGTGATGCTATGCGCCATTCCGCTGGTTTATTTGGCACCGTTTGTAAAAGGACAAAAAGCCATATCCGAGTCGCATTAA
- a CDS encoding ArsR/SmtB family transcription factor, with protein MNLRRDVFQAIADPTRRAILLLVASQALTAGAIAANFDTARPTVSKHLQILTECELLEQKQNGREIYYHINAKKMKTVADFIEPFRQMWDDRFNKLEAIMKNYQTKK; from the coding sequence ATGAATTTAAGACGAGACGTATTTCAGGCCATAGCCGATCCCACCAGGAGGGCTATATTGCTGCTGGTTGCTTCGCAGGCCTTAACAGCAGGTGCCATAGCCGCCAACTTTGACACCGCCAGACCAACAGTTTCCAAACACTTGCAAATACTCACCGAGTGCGAATTATTGGAGCAAAAACAAAATGGCAGGGAAATTTACTATCACATTAACGCAAAAAAAATGAAAACTGTAGCCGACTTTATTGAACCATTCCGCCAAATGTGGGACGACAGATTTAACAAACTGGAAGCTATTATGAAAAACTATCAAACCAAAAAATAA
- a CDS encoding YdeI/OmpD-associated family protein — protein sequence MNPKVDFYFNKAERWQEELDQLRMIVLDCGLSEELKWGCPCYTFQQNNIVLIHVFKEYCALLFFKGALLSNTDGLLIQQTENVQAARQIRFTNALEIIEQKAILKAHIHEAVEVEKAGLKVELKKTEEFPIPKEFQGKLDKIPALKTAFEALTPGRQRAYILHFSQPKQSKTREARVEKYMPQILSGKGLNDA from the coding sequence ATGAATCCTAAAGTTGATTTTTATTTCAATAAGGCCGAAAGATGGCAGGAAGAACTCGATCAGTTAAGAATGATTGTATTGGATTGCGGGCTTTCCGAAGAATTAAAATGGGGTTGTCCCTGCTACACCTTTCAGCAAAATAATATTGTTTTAATACATGTGTTTAAAGAGTACTGTGCGCTTTTGTTTTTCAAAGGTGCCTTGTTAAGTAATACCGATGGCCTGCTGATTCAGCAAACAGAGAATGTACAGGCCGCGCGCCAGATCAGGTTTACCAATGCTCTAGAAATTATAGAGCAGAAAGCTATCCTGAAAGCCCATATTCATGAAGCCGTTGAGGTAGAAAAAGCCGGTTTAAAAGTGGAATTGAAAAAAACGGAGGAATTTCCCATTCCAAAAGAATTTCAAGGTAAACTAGATAAAATCCCGGCCCTGAAAACCGCATTTGAAGCCTTAACACCAGGTCGACAACGAGCTTACATCCTCCATTTTTCTCAACCCAAACAATCCAAAACCCGCGAGGCCAGGGTCGAGAAATATATGCCACAAATACTCAGTGGAAAAGGATTGAATGATGCGTGA
- a CDS encoding DUF4256 domain-containing protein, with protein MKNNTKQLSPEQCIELIGTLKMRFEKNMNRHKGIEWARVQEKLEANTEKLWVLDEMEITGGEPDVVDYDKKTGEYIFYDCAAESPKGRRSVCYDHEALEARKEHKPENSAVQMAHDMGIELLTEEEYRALQQLGKFDTKTSSWIKTPVDIRKLGGAVFCDRRYDTVFLYHNGAESYYAARGFRGLLRV; from the coding sequence ATGAAGAATAATACAAAGCAATTGTCGCCAGAACAATGTATTGAACTGATCGGCACACTAAAAATGCGTTTTGAGAAAAATATGAACCGGCATAAAGGTATAGAGTGGGCCAGAGTGCAGGAAAAACTGGAAGCAAATACTGAGAAACTATGGGTTCTTGATGAAATGGAAATAACCGGTGGTGAACCTGATGTGGTTGACTATGACAAAAAGACCGGCGAATACATTTTTTATGATTGTGCGGCCGAAAGTCCTAAAGGCCGGAGAAGTGTTTGTTATGACCATGAAGCCCTGGAGGCCCGCAAAGAACATAAACCGGAAAACAGTGCGGTGCAGATGGCTCATGATATGGGTATTGAATTGTTAACAGAAGAAGAATACCGGGCACTGCAGCAGCTTGGAAAGTTTGATACCAAAACATCCAGCTGGATAAAAACGCCGGTTGATATCAGGAAATTGGGTGGGGCAGTTTTTTGTGATCGCCGGTATGATACTGTTTTTTTGTACCATAACGGTGCCGAATCTTACTATGCGGCCAGGGGTTTCCGGGGATTGTTAAGGGTTTAA
- a CDS encoding tautomerase family protein: MPIINLKVSGQEDPALAQEIAKTISNVTRDVLNKKPEVTAVTVTFVPDYLWFVNSVSLAELKTKSFHLDIKISDSTNLKADKAKYIDAVHSSLTSILGNIHPVSYTAIQEMKADAYGYEGLTIEYKYISNQKK; this comes from the coding sequence ATGCCCATCATTAATTTAAAAGTAAGCGGCCAGGAAGATCCCGCTTTAGCGCAAGAAATCGCCAAAACTATCAGTAATGTTACCAGGGATGTTTTAAACAAAAAACCTGAGGTTACAGCAGTCACCGTAACCTTCGTACCGGATTACCTCTGGTTTGTTAATTCCGTATCCCTGGCCGAGTTAAAAACAAAAAGCTTTCATCTCGACATCAAAATTTCCGACTCTACCAACCTCAAAGCTGATAAGGCTAAGTATATTGATGCCGTACACAGTTCATTAACATCCATTCTTGGCAATATCCATCCGGTAAGTTATACCGCCATTCAGGAGATGAAAGCAGACGCTTATGGCTATGAGGGATTAACTATTGAATATAAATACATCAGCAATCAAAAAAAGTAA
- a CDS encoding TetR/AcrR family transcriptional regulator: protein MTLTAELSTEEKIKDAARRIFTKKGFLATTIRDIATEADINVASINYYFRSKENLFAFIMDETIKKLFDKIEPVLNDESTSIVEKIEVCVGYYIDQVLVNPDFIFFMVSEVMGGLTQLPMIGTMKLLVNSHFAQQLRELKTNGDINYHPVNLFWNISGMIMSPFLSRPHMLQSGYFTSDEFFQLMQERKKLIPLWMGLIIKG, encoded by the coding sequence ATGACGCTAACAGCCGAACTTTCAACAGAAGAAAAAATAAAGGACGCAGCCAGGAGAATTTTCACTAAGAAAGGTTTCCTGGCTACTACTATCAGAGATATTGCTACCGAGGCCGATATCAATGTGGCCTCTATCAATTACTACTTCCGTAGTAAGGAAAACCTTTTTGCTTTTATCATGGACGAAACCATCAAAAAGCTTTTTGATAAAATAGAGCCTGTGTTGAATGACGAAAGTACCAGTATTGTCGAAAAAATAGAGGTTTGCGTGGGTTATTATATTGACCAGGTACTGGTAAATCCCGATTTTATCTTTTTTATGGTGAGCGAGGTAATGGGTGGCCTCACTCAATTACCTATGATTGGTACTATGAAGTTGTTAGTTAACTCACATTTTGCCCAACAGCTGCGTGAGTTGAAAACCAATGGGGATATCAATTATCATCCGGTTAACCTGTTTTGGAATATCTCCGGTATGATCATGTCGCCATTCCTCAGCCGTCCGCATATGCTGCAATCTGGATATTTTACTTCTGATGAGTTTTTTCAATTGATGCAGGAGCGTAAAAAATTGATCCCGCTTTGGATGGGGCTGATCATCAAAGGCTGA
- a CDS encoding Crp/Fnr family transcriptional regulator — protein sequence MESLISLFTEKLGLDKSHFETFYSELKVKNLKKKEHLIREGSVCNFMGIVSSGTFRSYVQNNEGEFNNDFYFEHDFVSAYTSFLTQMPTNCNIEALTNSTIHYISYEKLNKLIAQDNAFLKLAKYVSDTYFIRKCKRETSFLKHSASERLEALSSLYPGIEQRVSQYHIASYLGVKPESLSRIKLLTYINK from the coding sequence ATGGAATCATTGATCTCTTTATTTACCGAAAAATTAGGGTTAGATAAAAGCCATTTCGAAACGTTTTATAGTGAGCTGAAGGTAAAAAACCTAAAAAAGAAGGAGCACCTGATCCGGGAAGGCTCGGTCTGTAATTTTATGGGAATTGTATCTTCCGGAACCTTCCGGTCATATGTACAGAATAATGAAGGAGAGTTTAACAATGATTTTTATTTTGAGCATGATTTTGTGAGCGCCTACACCAGCTTTTTAACGCAGATGCCTACCAATTGCAATATAGAAGCCCTAACTAACAGCACCATCCATTATATCAGCTATGAGAAACTCAACAAATTAATTGCTCAGGACAATGCTTTTCTGAAGTTGGCCAAATACGTTTCTGATACCTATTTCATCAGGAAATGTAAGCGGGAAACCTCATTTTTAAAACACTCCGCATCGGAGCGGCTCGAAGCGCTATCCTCCCTGTACCCGGGAATAGAGCAAAGGGTTTCCCAATACCATATTGCTTCTTACCTGGGTGTAAAACCAGAGTCCCTGAGCCGGATTAAACTCTTAACATACATCAATAAATAA
- a CDS encoding SRPBCC family protein, whose product MEQKTKIHAEDGKQELVITREFDLPVELLFKAYEEAEIVEQWMGTKVLKLDNKKHGGYQFETSDAKGNMVFRANGTIHEFIRNQKITRTFEMENTPFAVQLEYLEFEQLSDDTSKLTMQVVYKSVAQRDQVLQLPFAQGINMAHNRLQNIVNQLK is encoded by the coding sequence ATGGAACAAAAAACAAAAATCCATGCCGAAGACGGCAAACAGGAATTAGTGATCACCCGCGAATTTGATTTACCGGTGGAGTTGCTTTTTAAGGCTTATGAAGAAGCAGAGATTGTAGAGCAATGGATGGGGACAAAAGTGCTGAAACTGGATAATAAAAAGCACGGTGGCTACCAATTTGAAACATCTGATGCCAAAGGAAATATGGTTTTCAGGGCCAATGGAACAATCCACGAGTTTATCCGGAACCAGAAGATCACTCGCACATTTGAAATGGAGAACACCCCGTTTGCTGTTCAACTGGAGTATCTGGAATTTGAACAGCTCAGCGATGATACCAGCAAGCTTACTATGCAGGTGGTATATAAATCGGTAGCGCAAAGAGACCAGGTATTGCAGTTGCCTTTTGCACAAGGTATCAATATGGCGCATAATCGCTTACAAAACATTGTAAATCAATTAAAATAA
- a CDS encoding DoxX family protein, with protein MEKRKKLWYWIITVILSFCIFSGGLAQAVQAEGVVKGFKPLGYPTYFISIIGVWKMLGVVAILIPGFKLLKEWAYAGIFFTMTGAVISHIASNDVSAQIIAPFILAVFAVLSWYLRPADRKIITVNS; from the coding sequence ATGGAAAAGAGAAAAAAACTTTGGTATTGGATAATTACGGTAATATTATCCTTCTGTATTTTTTCGGGTGGCTTAGCACAGGCTGTGCAGGCAGAAGGGGTAGTGAAGGGCTTTAAGCCTTTGGGATATCCTACTTACTTTATTTCAATTATAGGCGTTTGGAAAATGCTGGGTGTAGTTGCGATATTAATCCCAGGATTTAAATTGCTAAAGGAATGGGCCTATGCAGGGATATTTTTTACAATGACGGGCGCCGTAATTTCGCATATTGCCAGTAATGATGTATCTGCCCAAATCATTGCTCCGTTTATACTGGCCGTTTTTGCTGTTTTATCGTGGTATTTAAGGCCTGCGGATCGTAAAATCATTACAGTAAATTCATAA
- a CDS encoding MBL fold metallo-hydrolase — MINNSETSAIKTNPTPDIKNYHFESFNLLVITDGNVEYDNDCFAPGIPPTELKQLREKHSSLSTHFMLPHNIMVFTLPDRIIMIDAGNGDKAGPGAGKLVSNLCVAGIEPGDITDIILTHAHPDHFNGLISNSGQLIFPNVKIHMHQKEFDFWQDDHADFSKSKSLLSSLQSLQQEIQFFFTQISGKLQLFNTDEPIFDFLQPILTPGHTPGHCMFTITSGNEKFIHMADIFHDEIVLFAKPEWGTVFDIDFDLAARTRHRVLEEFAASRQKVFGYHLPWPGFGHIEKDNDGFTWVAE; from the coding sequence ATGATCAATAACTCAGAAACATCAGCAATAAAAACAAACCCAACTCCGGACATTAAAAACTACCATTTTGAATCATTTAACCTGTTGGTTATTACCGATGGCAATGTGGAGTATGATAACGATTGCTTTGCTCCCGGTATACCGCCAACGGAACTGAAACAGCTCCGGGAAAAACACAGCAGCCTGTCCACACATTTTATGCTGCCTCATAATATTATGGTGTTCACCTTACCAGATAGAATCATCATGATTGATGCGGGCAATGGCGATAAGGCCGGCCCGGGTGCCGGTAAATTGGTAAGCAATTTGTGCGTGGCCGGAATTGAACCAGGCGACATCACCGATATTATATTGACACATGCCCACCCCGATCATTTTAACGGCCTGATCAGCAATAGCGGTCAATTGATTTTCCCAAACGTGAAGATCCACATGCACCAAAAGGAATTTGACTTTTGGCAGGATGATCATGCCGATTTCTCTAAAAGTAAAAGTCTGCTATCCTCACTTCAGTCGCTCCAGCAGGAGATCCAATTTTTCTTTACGCAGATAAGCGGAAAGTTACAGCTATTCAATACCGATGAGCCAATATTTGATTTTTTGCAACCCATACTTACACCCGGGCACACACCGGGCCATTGTATGTTCACGATCACTTCGGGCAATGAAAAATTTATTCATATGGCCGATATTTTTCATGACGAGATCGTTTTGTTCGCCAAACCGGAGTGGGGTACTGTTTTCGACATTGATTTTGATTTAGCCGCCCGTACACGCCACAGGGTTCTTGAAGAATTTGCCGCATCAAGGCAAAAGGTGTTCGGCTACCACTTACCCTGGCCGGGGTTTGGACATATTGAAAAGGACAATGATGGGTTTACATGGGTGGCGGAATGA
- a CDS encoding 2Fe-2S iron-sulfur cluster-binding protein, with product MPTPENIILFKVAYLGRITEVHTYPNQYYSLMTLISDQLAIPGFGLCCGMGSCGTCLVQINNGYHQGVKNVLACAVGVNDELTGAVITISGVF from the coding sequence ATGCCCACACCAGAAAACATCATCCTATTTAAAGTAGCGTACCTGGGCCGCATTACGGAGGTACACACCTACCCCAACCAGTATTATAGTTTGATGACCCTGATATCTGACCAACTGGCTATCCCCGGTTTTGGTTTATGCTGCGGTATGGGCAGTTGCGGCACCTGTTTGGTACAGATCAATAATGGTTATCATCAAGGAGTAAAAAACGTACTAGCCTGTGCTGTTGGCGTTAATGACGAACTGACCGGTGCGGTGATTACTATATCGGGCGTATTCTAA